The candidate division WOR-3 bacterium genome includes the window AATAAAGACCTTCTTTTTTAGAGGTGAAGCCGTGGATAGATCCGTGGCGGCGGAAAAAAAATGCAGAGACACAGAAATTGTATTGGACAGCAGCCTTTTTAAATTTTTGGAAAATATTCGTGTAAAGACGACCATGCTTGACGACACCCATCTTGTCATGGAAAGCATAGAAATACCTGAAACAGACCCAAAAAAGGGTGAAGTTGAAATATTTGATCTTACAAAATTAAAGGAAATATACGACGGTTTTGTCTCGGAAGACCTGTCAGAAATGCCCTATAAAGGAGAATTCAGGGAAATAACAGCGGTTTTTGTCCAGTTTCAGGGGAAAAAAGAGTTTGAAGATTTGAAAATTTTCGTCGAAAAAATTTTTGTTGAAATTGAAAAATTTGGAGGTTACTTCAGCTCTCTCGATTTCGGAGACAAGGGGGATAATTTTCTTGTTGTTTTTGGAGCCCCCAGATCTCTTTCCAACAATCAGATGAGGGCCGTTGAATTCGCGCTTGCAATCAGAAGAGAAACCATAAAAGCCGGCATTAACACAGGAATTGTCTACGCGGGGATGATAGGAGACGAATTAAGGTGCAATTATTCATTTCTTGGAGAAGCGGTGATAATAGCTTCAAGGCTGATGCAGAAAGCCGGGTGGGGCGAGCTTGTATCCTCGGACAGAGTTGAAGAAGAGCTCTCAGGTGATTTTGATTTTGAATTTTTGGGAGAATTGAAACTAAAAGGCAAAGCGAAAATGACATCTGCTTACAAAATTACCGGAGAATCGAAAAAAACAGGAAAGGAAAGTGCGCTAAATAAAATTTTCGGAAGAGAAAATGAAAGGAAAGCGCTCGCTATAGGGATAGAAGAGGTAAGGCAATTCAGGTTTGGAGGTTTGTTCCATATCTATGGTGAAGCCGGTTCAGGAAAAACTTTTTTTGTGTTGAAAGCATTTGAAGGATACGAAACCAGAGTGAACCTGCTGAGTTTTAGCTGCGATCCAATTTTGAAAGAGTCCTTGAATCCCGTCGTGGGTTTTTTGAAGAGTTATTTTAGGCAGAGGACATGCGAATCTGAAGCTGAAAAAAAGACAAATTTCGAAATTGTATTCAATAATCTCCTGCAAACTCAATCGGTTAAGAGAGAGAAAATCTTGGTTGAAAATCCCGGAGAAAAACTCCTAAAAATCAAACCTTTCTTGCAAGAGTTGTTAAATATAGACCATGAAAGTAATTTTTTGTTTCATCTTGAACAAAAACAGAAAAAAGAAATTACAATGTTCTCGCTAAAAGATTTTTTTCTGTGCCTTTGTTCCATCAAACCGACTGTGTTTTTCATGGACGACTTTCAATGGATTGATGATGAAACCTTGGAATTCACCGAAATATTTCTAAGAGGTATAGAAGATTATCCTGTATGTTTTATCACGGCGTCGAGGATGGACGAAGAGAATTTGCCGTTGAAGAAGAAAATCAAAGGCAAAGAAATTGAGATGCGGCCACTGGATTATGGGAATGCTGTCGAGATGATGGGGGATATTCTAAAAAAAGAAATTTCTGAAGAGGCATCTTCTTTTATATACGGCAAAACACAGGGTAATCCATTCTATGTATACCAATTCTGCAAGTTTCTTTTTGACAACAATTTATTTATAGAAAAATACGGTATTTACGACATTCAAGCAGAGAAAATCGAGGTTCCTGACACCGTCTTCTCTCTTCTCGTAGCTCGGTTTGATCAATTTCCGCTAAACCTCAGGTTGTGTCTGCAAACGGCGAGTGTTCTCGGCAATGATTTTGATGTTGCCTGCCTTTTCGAGATATTAAAGCAAAGCCAAAACATGGAAAAAAAGAATTTTGACGAAGCTTTAGGAAGTCTCGTCAAAGAGGGGTGTCTTTTTTTTACAGAGGCAAGTATATGCTCTTTTAAGAGCAATTTTCTAAGAGAAGCAATTTATCAAATGCAGTTGAAGTCAATCCTTAAACAGACGCATCTTTTGGCGGCTCAAAGCATAGAGAAAAGTCATGGTGATCATACGGAATTCTTTTACCAGATAGCGAGGCATTATTATCTTTCAGAAAATTTCGAAAAAGCGCTGCCGTATTACAGAAAAGCGGCGGATTTTCTCATGAAAAAATACAGAAACAGAGAAGCTGTCGAGAGCCTTGAAAGGATAATTGAAATCTCGAAAGACCAAAAGGAAAAGTTTACCTGCTTCTACAAACGGATGAAAACAAACTTTTATGCCGGCAACTGGGAAAAAGCGATTTCGGACGCTTTGTATTTATGCGAAAGCTTAAAAAATGTTATCGAAGTGGAATATTATATTCAAACTTTGAACATTCTCGGTCAGCTCTACCTCTACACAGGAAAAGCAGATAAAGCTCTGGAGACATCCCAACTCGGGGTTTCAATTTGTGAAAGCATGGGCGCAGAAGATCAAAAATGGATTTTCTGGGGTCTTTTGGGACAAATTTACAACAAAAAAGGTGAATACGATGTAGCAATGAAATACTATGAAGATGAAAGAACAGCAGCCGAAAGACAAAAAGACAACGATACCCTGA containing:
- a CDS encoding tetratricopeptide repeat protein; translated protein: MDIKGFTTITEELMEKGKDGAETLSILLEAIFSPVTRLIYEYEGFITGFAGDSISAVFPVDRCQVWHALGCVQKIKNFVSKSENDNPEEKNISLKIGVSLGSVEWGTIGHKRIKTFFFRGEAVDRSVAAEKKCRDTEIVLDSSLFKFLENIRVKTTMLDDTHLVMESIEIPETDPKKGEVEIFDLTKLKEIYDGFVSEDLSEMPYKGEFREITAVFVQFQGKKEFEDLKIFVEKIFVEIEKFGGYFSSLDFGDKGDNFLVVFGAPRSLSNNQMRAVEFALAIRRETIKAGINTGIVYAGMIGDELRCNYSFLGEAVIIASRLMQKAGWGELVSSDRVEEELSGDFDFEFLGELKLKGKAKMTSAYKITGESKKTGKESALNKIFGRENERKALAIGIEEVRQFRFGGLFHIYGEAGSGKTFFVLKAFEGYETRVNLLSFSCDPILKESLNPVVGFLKSYFRQRTCESEAEKKTNFEIVFNNLLQTQSVKREKILVENPGEKLLKIKPFLQELLNIDHESNFLFHLEQKQKKEITMFSLKDFFLCLCSIKPTVFFMDDFQWIDDETLEFTEIFLRGIEDYPVCFITASRMDEENLPLKKKIKGKEIEMRPLDYGNAVEMMGDILKKEISEEASSFIYGKTQGNPFYVYQFCKFLFDNNLFIEKYGIYDIQAEKIEVPDTVFSLLVARFDQFPLNLRLCLQTASVLGNDFDVACLFEILKQSQNMEKKNFDEALGSLVKEGCLFFTEASICSFKSNFLREAIYQMQLKSILKQTHLLAAQSIEKSHGDHTEFFYQIARHYYLSENFEKALPYYRKAADFLMKKYRNREAVESLERIIEISKDQKEKFTCFYKRMKTNFYAGNWEKAISDALYLCESLKNVIEVEYYIQTLNILGQLYLYTGKADKALETSQLGVSICESMGAEDQKWIFWGLLGQIYNKKGEYDVAMKYYEDERTAAERQKDNDTLTKVLGNMGLIHWVRGEFDRAIELYLKQKEIYEIKGDYSGLSFVLLNLGSVYFHQNRLDESMEHFEQSLYYSEKTGYKRLISASFGNLGGVYYEKGDLKKAFECFNRKKKISIELGDRQGIGLATGNIGSIHAEKGDYQKAMENFQEKKKICQEIGDMKGLVHALESQGELYIKTKRTQEALNCITQAEEICDRIGYKIGKIQAKFYMGKVLLMEGKYMKALDEFRNVIALEKQIGTQVFSAYTKVGVCISKIEDKDNNIIKELSTLTGFSSDPLDYFNYSLEKLSIKANSTEYADALSDYGDYLLSISKKGEGDKQKMIAKEIYRGIRNWK